From the Candidatus Bathyarchaeota archaeon genome, one window contains:
- a CDS encoding flavodoxin, whose product MKAVVVYFSVSGNTRFVAEKIADELKADLCKVTDNNYKQSRLLYLRGGLAALRKKTSEIELSTPVEGYDLVIAGTPVWAGKVAPAIRTFLENKKPKESQVAFFVTLGGDKPQKTLEDMREIVQPKVPVGELGVTKPLDNKEETERQVKEWSSQIQKTLK is encoded by the coding sequence ATGAAGGCTGTTGTGGTTTATTTTTCTGTGAGTGGTAATACAAGGTTTGTTGCAGAGAAAATCGCAGATGAGTTAAAAGCGGATTTGTGCAAGGTTACCGATAATAATTACAAGCAAAGCAGGCTGTTGTATCTGCGGGGTGGATTGGCGGCTTTGAGAAAGAAAACCTCAGAAATCGAGTTGTCTACACCTGTTGAAGGCTACGATTTGGTGATTGCTGGCACACCCGTATGGGCGGGAAAAGTTGCTCCTGCCATAAGGACGTTTCTGGAAAACAAGAAACCCAAAGAGAGCCAAGTTGCCTTTTTTGTAACGCTGGGTGGAGATAAACCCCAAAAAACGTTGGAGGATATGAGAGAAATCGTCCAGCCCAAAGTGCCAGTGGGGGAATTGGGGGTTACAAAACCGTTGGACAACAAAGAAGAGACTGAAAGGCAAGTAAAAGAGTGGTCCAGCCAAATCCAAAAAACGCTCAAATAA
- a CDS encoding Xaa-Pro peptidase family protein: MNRIRNLKDLAFTQAGFDGFLVFNSANLLYFTGVPGACALFVPPNGESTLYVYGVNYEQVKSGCKGFCVERLGFDENLLVTLAKQVQDHKLKNIAADALSVQSWQALTQKLPQAKIAADPKPVQMLRQVKDPNEITLMRKAADITSQAMNAAYETLRPGVKECEVAAEIESTMRRNGGGATAFETIVASGASSAFPHGGCSAREIREGDFVVVDIGATFEYYCSDMTRTLVAGVPSERQRRLYQIVHDAQDKAFETLKPNVCVSDVDKVARDVIEAAGYGENFVHRLGHGVGLEVHEPPTLSSASSHILQTGNVVTIEPGIYLHGFGGVRIEDTALITQNGAEKLTAGSYRLNPQQPVI; the protein is encoded by the coding sequence GGTTTTGACGGCTTTCTGGTTTTTAACTCGGCTAATCTGCTGTATTTTACGGGGGTTCCTGGCGCGTGTGCTTTGTTTGTTCCTCCTAATGGTGAGAGTACGCTTTACGTGTATGGCGTTAATTATGAGCAGGTTAAATCTGGCTGCAAGGGTTTTTGTGTGGAACGGCTTGGGTTTGATGAGAACTTGTTGGTGACGCTGGCAAAACAAGTTCAAGACCACAAACTCAAAAACATAGCTGCCGACGCCCTAAGCGTGCAAAGCTGGCAAGCCCTAACCCAAAAGCTCCCCCAAGCCAAAATAGCAGCCGACCCAAAACCCGTCCAGATGCTTCGCCAAGTCAAAGACCCAAACGAAATCACGCTCATGCGCAAAGCCGCCGACATAACCAGCCAAGCCATGAACGCCGCCTACGAAACCCTACGACCAGGAGTGAAAGAATGCGAAGTAGCCGCAGAAATCGAATCTACCATGCGCAGAAACGGCGGCGGCGCAACAGCTTTTGAAACAATAGTTGCTTCAGGTGCTTCCTCAGCGTTTCCCCACGGCGGCTGCTCTGCACGTGAAATCCGCGAGGGCGACTTTGTTGTGGTTGATATTGGGGCTACGTTTGAGTATTACTGTTCGGATATGACCCGTACTTTGGTTGCTGGGGTGCCCTCTGAAAGACAGCGCCGCCTCTACCAGATAGTTCACGACGCACAGGACAAAGCATTTGAGACCCTAAAACCCAACGTATGCGTCTCAGACGTAGACAAGGTAGCTAGAGATGTCATTGAGGCGGCAGGGTATGGAGAAAACTTTGTACATCGTCTGGGTCACGGCGTAGGCTTAGAAGTTCATGAACCCCCCACGTTAAGCTCCGCAAGTAGTCACATACTTCAAACAGGCAATGTCGTAACCATCGAACCAGGCATCTACCTCCACGGTTTTGGAGGCGTACGCATCGAAGATACCGCCTTGATAACTCAAAACGGAGCCGAAAAACTAACCGCAGGCTCCTACCGCCTCAACCCACAGCAACCCGTTATTTGA